Proteins encoded in a region of the Mucispirillum schaedleri ASF457 genome:
- the pyrH gene encoding UMP kinase encodes MDLKYNRILLKLSGEALMGNAQYGIDAETVKFIASEIKPIYDLGVKIGIVIGGGNIFRGVSPAAKGMDRVTADHMGMLATVINCLSVQNALEMNGIETRVQSAIEMRQIAEPYIRRRAMRHLEKGRVVIFAGGTGNPYFTTDTTATLRASEINADVVLKATKVDGVYTADPKKDASASKYTEINYIDVLTKGLKVMDATAISMCMDNQIPLIVFDMFGKDNLMKIVKGEPIGTLVK; translated from the coding sequence ATGGACTTAAAATATAACAGAATATTATTAAAATTAAGCGGTGAAGCCTTAATGGGCAATGCTCAGTATGGAATTGATGCTGAAACAGTTAAATTTATTGCATCAGAAATCAAACCTATTTATGACTTAGGTGTGAAAATAGGCATTGTTATTGGAGGCGGTAATATTTTCCGCGGAGTATCCCCTGCTGCAAAAGGGATGGATAGAGTTACAGCAGACCACATGGGTATGCTTGCAACAGTAATTAACTGCCTTTCTGTGCAGAATGCACTTGAAATGAATGGCATAGAAACAAGAGTGCAGTCTGCTATTGAAATGAGACAAATTGCAGAGCCTTATATTAGACGCCGTGCTATGCGTCATTTAGAAAAAGGCAGAGTAGTTATTTTTGCAGGCGGCACAGGCAACCCTTACTTTACTACTGACACTACTGCAACACTCAGAGCTTCAGAAATCAATGCAGATGTAGTGCTGAAAGCTACAAAAGTGGACGGCGTATACACTGCTGACCCTAAAAAAGATGCTTCTGCATCAAAATATACTGAAATAAACTATATTGATGTGCTTACAAAAGGTTTAAAAGTAATGGATGCCACAGCAATAAGCATGTGTATGGATAACCAGATACCTTTAATAGTATTTGATATGTTTGGCAAAGACAATTTAATGAAAATAGTTAAAGGAGAGCCTATAGGCACTCTTGTAAAATAA
- the dxr gene encoding 1-deoxy-D-xylulose-5-phosphate reductoisomerase yields MNKKKIGIIGVTGSVGSSSVEVVAANSDLFDTVFVTAHQNMQGLEKAKNLLNAKYAVLTSSPESSRQILDIINNEMVDIVLFAAAGVSVVRLVYDIVKNGTHIALANKESIVTAGSLIMNEAKNSGAKILPVDSEHSAIFQCLLGQQKQYVSKITLTASGGPFRHRPKEAFNYINKKEALKHPNWSMGSKITVDSATMMNKGLELIEARFLFDMKSEKLDVIIHPESIIHSYITFTDGSTIAQLGMPDMKTPIAVALGYPDRINSTVQPLNMWEQKSLTFFKPDLQKFKCLKIAVDVLKTDSNALMTAMNAANEQAVYAFLKEKIVFKDIPDVIEEVLGKVEIQDAETIDEAEANIIKYQKAAEEITGRL; encoded by the coding sequence ATGAATAAAAAGAAAATAGGTATTATAGGTGTTACTGGCTCAGTTGGCTCATCAAGTGTGGAAGTAGTTGCTGCAAATAGTGATTTATTTGATACAGTATTTGTTACAGCTCACCAGAATATGCAGGGGCTTGAAAAAGCAAAAAATCTGCTTAATGCAAAATATGCGGTCCTTACAAGCAGCCCTGAAAGCAGCAGACAGATATTAGACATTATTAATAACGAAATGGTAGATATTGTTCTTTTTGCAGCAGCTGGTGTATCTGTTGTCCGACTTGTATATGATATTGTAAAAAATGGCACACATATTGCCCTTGCTAATAAAGAATCTATCGTTACAGCAGGAAGCCTTATAATGAATGAAGCAAAAAACAGCGGTGCAAAGATACTGCCTGTTGATAGTGAACATTCTGCAATATTTCAGTGCCTTTTAGGACAGCAAAAACAATATGTTTCAAAAATTACACTGACAGCAAGCGGCGGTCCATTTAGACACAGACCAAAAGAAGCATTTAACTATATTAATAAGAAAGAAGCATTGAAACACCCTAACTGGTCTATGGGCTCAAAAATTACAGTTGACTCTGCAACTATGATGAATAAAGGGCTGGAATTAATAGAAGCAAGATTTTTATTTGATATGAAATCAGAAAAACTTGATGTTATAATCCATCCAGAAAGTATTATTCACTCATATATTACTTTTACAGATGGCTCTACAATAGCTCAGCTTGGAATGCCTGATATGAAAACACCTATTGCAGTTGCATTAGGCTATCCTGATAGAATTAACTCAACAGTCCAGCCTTTAAATATGTGGGAACAGAAATCACTTACATTTTTTAAACCTGATTTACAGAAATTTAAATGCTTAAAAATTGCTGTGGATGTATTAAAAACAGATTCTAATGCTTTAATGACTGCAATGAATGCAGCAAATGAACAGGCAGTTTATGCATTTTTGAAAGAAAAGATAGTATTTAAAGATATTCCTGATGTTATAGAAGAAGTTTTAGGGAAAGTAGAGATACAGGATGCTGAAACTATTGATGAAGCAGAAGCAAATATTATAAAATACCAAAAAGCTGCCGAAGAAATCACAGGAAGATTATAA
- the lepA gene encoding translation elongation factor 4, translating to MKTKFIRNFSIIAHIDHGKSTIADRLIEYTGALEKRQMKAQILDSMDIERERGITIKAQTVCLNYKADDGNNYTINLIDTPGHVDFTYEVSRSLAACEGALVVVDASQGVEAQTIANTFMAVDQNLELIPVINKIDLPSADVERVKAEIEDSIGIDASGAIPASAKENIGTKEILEAIVKQVPAPKGSVNKNLKAMIFDSWYDSYRGIIILIRVMDGIIRKGDKVQFMATGREYEVIEIGKFLPQAAQMEELGPGEVGFISASIKDVHEVKIGDTVTHAKNPTQDPFPGFKNVKPVVFCGLYPIDPNQYQDLRDAIEKLILNDSAITFEPESSCALGFGFRCGFLGLLHMEIVQERLEREFNLNLISTAPTVIYKIYKTDGTCIEVDNPADLPDPNNYIKIEEPYISATLILPSEYVGAVIQLLQQRRGWQTNMKFLSQSRVILEYMLPLMEVVMDFYDKLKSCSRGYASFDYEFAEYRESKLVKLDILINKEPVDALSIIVHKDQADYKGRELVEKMKEVIPRQMFEVAIQAAIGNKVIARSTVKAFRKDVIAKCYGGDITRKRKLLEKQKEGKKRMKQIGSVELPQEAFLAVLRIGEDK from the coding sequence ATGAAAACTAAATTTATCCGCAATTTTAGTATTATTGCCCACATTGACCATGGTAAATCTACTATTGCAGACAGGCTTATAGAATATACAGGTGCTCTTGAAAAAAGGCAGATGAAAGCACAAATACTTGACTCTATGGATATAGAAAGAGAAAGAGGAATTACTATTAAGGCTCAGACAGTATGTTTAAACTATAAAGCTGATGACGGAAATAATTATACAATTAACTTAATTGATACTCCCGGACATGTAGACTTTACTTATGAAGTTTCAAGAAGTCTTGCTGCATGCGAAGGTGCATTAGTTGTTGTAGATGCTTCTCAAGGAGTAGAAGCTCAAACTATTGCAAATACATTTATGGCAGTTGACCAAAATTTAGAGCTTATCCCAGTTATTAATAAAATAGACCTGCCTTCGGCTGATGTGGAAAGAGTTAAGGCAGAAATAGAAGACTCTATTGGAATAGATGCCAGTGGGGCGATACCTGCCAGTGCAAAAGAAAATATCGGCACAAAAGAAATACTTGAAGCTATTGTTAAACAAGTGCCAGCACCAAAAGGCAGTGTAAATAAAAATTTAAAAGCTATGATTTTTGACTCATGGTACGATTCTTACCGTGGTATCATTATTCTTATCCGTGTTATGGATGGCATTATCAGAAAAGGTGATAAAGTGCAGTTTATGGCTACAGGCAGGGAATATGAAGTTATAGAAATAGGTAAGTTTCTGCCACAGGCTGCTCAAATGGAAGAATTAGGACCTGGAGAAGTTGGTTTTATTTCTGCCAGCATTAAAGATGTGCATGAAGTAAAAATAGGCGATACTGTAACACACGCTAAAAATCCTACACAAGACCCTTTTCCCGGCTTTAAAAATGTTAAACCCGTTGTTTTCTGCGGATTATACCCAATTGACCCTAACCAGTATCAAGATTTGAGAGATGCAATAGAAAAACTTATATTAAATGACAGCGCAATAACATTTGAGCCAGAAAGCTCATGTGCATTAGGATTTGGTTTCAGATGCGGCTTTTTAGGGCTGTTACACATGGAAATAGTTCAGGAAAGACTTGAAAGAGAGTTTAATTTAAACCTTATATCAACAGCCCCTACTGTTATTTATAAGATATATAAAACTGACGGCACATGTATAGAAGTGGATAATCCTGCCGATTTGCCAGACCCAAATAACTATATAAAAATAGAAGAGCCGTATATTTCTGCAACATTAATTCTGCCTTCAGAATATGTTGGTGCAGTAATACAGCTTCTACAGCAAAGACGGGGCTGGCAGACTAATATGAAATTTTTGTCACAAAGCCGTGTTATATTAGAATATATGCTGCCATTAATGGAAGTGGTAATGGATTTCTATGATAAATTAAAATCATGCTCAAGGGGTTATGCATCTTTTGATTATGAATTTGCAGAATACAGGGAAAGCAAGCTGGTTAAACTTGATATTCTTATAAATAAAGAGCCTGTTGACGCTTTATCTATTATAGTGCATAAAGATCAGGCAGATTATAAGGGAAGAGAATTAGTTGAAAAAATGAAAGAAGTTATCCCTAGGCAGATGTTTGAAGTAGCAATTCAAGCTGCAATAGGTAATAAAGTAATAGCTAGAAGCACTGTAAAAGCATTTAGAAAAGATGTTATTGCAAAATGTTACGGCGGCGATATAACACGAAAAAGAAAACTGTTAGAAAAGCAGAAAGAAGGTAAAAAGCGAATGAAACAAATAGGCTCTGTTGAACTGCCGCAGGAAGCATTTTTAGCAGTGCTGCGTATAGGAGAAGATAAATAG
- a CDS encoding type II restriction enzyme, with amino-acid sequence MDNKKLVIEELFKECSKRNNYIFNNNLVKEISKKIGFGNPFDVTKIDIKEKLPMSLLEKDYCIIHLGEGKHKFIKGVNTVYHEFEDIKQDDIIKWDYKKSLLNQYNDSESNILSVANNQRILHDFLFGSDNEYYSLSIEKCPKTYFPHRTKKTLEYSFNNTQIKAKNQQIEIDLTIEYNGIIGLFEAKNGKPTNFNIYQLFYPYLYYALSDLEYKQIKCVYLVRTKQNNTSEITLWEYEFEDKKLDSIKYIKSKRYILNTLQGA; translated from the coding sequence ATGGATAATAAAAAACTAGTCATTGAAGAACTTTTTAAAGAATGCAGTAAAAGAAATAACTATATATTTAACAACAATTTAGTGAAAGAAATATCTAAAAAAATTGGCTTTGGCAATCCATTTGATGTTACAAAAATAGACATTAAAGAAAAATTGCCAATGTCACTTTTAGAAAAAGATTATTGTATTATTCATTTAGGAGAAGGGAAACATAAGTTTATAAAAGGTGTTAATACAGTTTATCATGAATTTGAAGACATAAAACAGGATGATATTATTAAGTGGGATTATAAAAAAAGCCTTTTGAATCAATATAATGATAGTGAAAGTAATATTTTATCTGTTGCAAATAATCAAAGAATACTACATGACTTTTTATTTGGCAGTGATAATGAATACTATTCTTTATCAATAGAAAAATGCCCTAAAACTTATTTTCCACATAGGACAAAAAAAACATTGGAATATTCCTTTAATAATACACAAATTAAAGCAAAAAATCAGCAAATAGAAATTGATCTAACTATAGAATATAATGGTATTATTGGATTATTTGAAGCAAAGAATGGTAAACCCACTAATTTTAATATATATCAGCTTTTTTATCCATACTTATATTATGCACTATCAGATTTAGAGTATAAACAAATTAAATGTGTTTATTTAGTAAGAACAAAACAAAATAATACATCAGAAATCACACTTTGGGAATATGAATTTGAAGACAAAAAGTTAGACTCTATAAAATATATTAAATCAAAAAGATATATTCTAAATACATTACAAGGTGCATAA
- a CDS encoding ankyrin repeat domain-containing protein, protein MNQLETKLYDAVTENNTALLSELLKEQGVNINFKTQNGGTLLHYVKSPETVEILMNAGIDWTVQDNDGMTAFAKNFERVYIKSYELVLLAMLKKGVNINAPAYFDEAPVIKISNHAATLSANIEQLQFLEKNGADLNIKNSQGYTPLMLAVIKNNIDMVHALLNAGADTAITDSKGRTAKEIGLSLIDSGYFIPALKTIINDM, encoded by the coding sequence ATGAACCAGCTGGAAACAAAACTTTATGATGCAGTAACTGAAAATAATACGGCTTTATTATCAGAGCTTTTAAAAGAGCAGGGTGTTAATATTAATTTTAAAACACAAAATGGCGGCACTTTACTTCACTATGTAAAATCACCTGAAACTGTAGAAATATTAATGAATGCTGGCATAGACTGGACTGTGCAGGATAATGATGGTATGACGGCTTTTGCTAAAAATTTTGAGAGAGTATATATAAAAAGTTATGAATTAGTTCTGCTTGCTATGCTTAAAAAAGGTGTTAATATTAATGCACCTGCTTATTTTGATGAAGCACCTGTCATAAAAATATCAAACCATGCAGCAACTTTAAGTGCAAATATAGAGCAGCTGCAGTTTTTAGAAAAAAACGGAGCTGATTTAAATATAAAAAACAGTCAGGGTTATACTCCACTAATGCTTGCAGTAATAAAAAATAATATAGATATGGTGCATGCTTTGTTAAATGCAGGGGCAGATACTGCAATAACAGATAGTAAAGGAAGAACAGCAAAAGAGATTGGTCTATCATTAATTGATTCAGGATATTTTATTCCTGCATTAAAAACTATTATTAATGATATGTAG
- a CDS encoding isoprenyl transferase: MNNKGLENLHIAVIMDGNGRWAKKRGLPRFLGHKEGVKTVKKIITHTAKNHLKALSIFAFSAENWLRPKEEVSFLMNLLDEYVVSEWDTITKNNIRFVMSGKAELIPEKTRQSLLKLKEETKNNTGLLLNMALSYSAQDELVDCMKQIAKKVQKGSINIDDISKDTIRDNLYNSELPDVDLLIRTSGEQRISNFMLWRISYAELYFTDKLWPDFNEKDFDKAIDEFNKRVRRFGKTDEQLNNN, translated from the coding sequence ATGAATAATAAAGGTTTAGAAAATCTTCATATTGCTGTAATTATGGACGGCAACGGCAGATGGGCTAAAAAAAGGGGACTTCCCCGCTTTTTAGGTCATAAAGAGGGTGTTAAGACTGTTAAAAAAATTATCACTCATACTGCTAAAAACCATTTAAAAGCATTAAGCATATTTGCATTTTCTGCTGAAAACTGGCTCCGTCCAAAAGAAGAAGTTTCTTTTTTAATGAACCTGCTTGATGAGTATGTTGTTTCAGAATGGGATACTATTACTAAAAATAATATTCGTTTTGTAATGTCTGGCAAAGCAGAGCTTATACCAGAAAAAACAAGGCAGTCTCTTTTAAAGCTTAAAGAAGAAACAAAAAATAATACTGGTCTGCTTTTAAATATGGCATTAAGTTACAGTGCGCAGGATGAACTTGTAGACTGTATGAAACAGATTGCAAAAAAAGTGCAGAAAGGCAGTATAAATATTGATGATATATCAAAAGATACTATTAGAGATAATCTTTATAACAGCGAACTTCCAGATGTGGATTTACTTATACGCACAAGCGGTGAGCAGCGTATAAGTAACTTTATGTTATGGCGAATATCTTATGCAGAGCTTTATTTTACAGATAAACTGTGGCCTGATTTTAATGAAAAAGATTTTGACAAAGCAATAGATGAATTTAATAAAAGAGTTCGCAGGTTTGGTAAAACTGATGAACAGTTAAACAATAATTGA
- a CDS encoding DNA adenine methylase, giving the protein MVKLKPFIKWAGGKGKLLPQIRQMYPQGLGKTITKYAEPFVGGGAVLFDIISTYRLEQIYISDINKNLINTYNTVKNNHKELIEILSYIETQYLSLNADMQKKFYYLKRDEYNNMYNTCNIQKAALLIFLNKTCFNGLYRVNKNNMFNVPAGKYKNPKIYSIENISAISEALKYIDIIAESYTNVYEFADEKTFIYFDPPYRPLTNTSSFTAYTDNNFGDKEQISLAEFIEKIEKKGTYILLSNSDPHNIDNSDMFFDNLYCKKKINRIYAPRMINSKGNNRDYISELLISNY; this is encoded by the coding sequence ATGGTAAAACTTAAACCTTTTATAAAATGGGCTGGTGGTAAGGGGAAACTGCTCCCACAAATTCGCCAAATGTATCCGCAGGGACTTGGTAAAACAATAACCAAATATGCAGAGCCATTTGTCGGAGGAGGTGCTGTTTTATTTGATATTATATCTACATATCGTTTAGAGCAGATATATATAAGTGATATTAATAAAAACCTTATAAATACATACAATACAGTTAAAAATAATCATAAAGAATTAATAGAGATACTTTCATATATTGAAACCCAGTATTTATCTCTTAATGCTGATATGCAAAAGAAATTCTACTATCTCAAAAGAGATGAATATAACAATATGTATAATACATGTAATATACAAAAAGCTGCTTTACTTATTTTTTTAAACAAAACTTGTTTTAATGGGTTATACAGGGTCAATAAAAATAATATGTTTAATGTTCCTGCGGGTAAATATAAAAACCCTAAAATATACAGCATAGAAAATATATCAGCAATATCAGAAGCACTTAAATATATTGATATTATTGCTGAAAGCTATACAAATGTATATGAATTTGCAGATGAAAAAACATTTATATATTTTGACCCGCCATACAGACCATTAACTAATACTTCGTCTTTTACAGCCTATACAGATAATAATTTTGGTGATAAAGAGCAAATTTCTCTGGCAGAATTTATTGAAAAAATAGAGAAAAAAGGAACATATATTTTATTAAGCAATTCTGACCCACATAATATTGACAACAGCGATATGTTTTTTGATAACCTATATTGTAAAAAGAAAATAAATAGAATTTATGCCCCACGAATGATTAATAGCAAAGGAAATAACAGAGATTATATAAGCGAGCTGCTTATTAGTAACTATTAA
- the lepB gene encoding signal peptidase I yields MSKKEKDKQTGEKPKNSSKEIIDSIVVAFVIAVFIRTFFLGVYTIPTGSMLDTLQIGDFILVNKLSYKFSKPEHDDIVVFEYPLNPKVDYIKRVIGVPGDVIEIKDKTVYRNGEKLEPDYVRFEEGYHLAISDNVEKFTVPEGFYFMMGDNRDNSADSRFWGYVKEDAIVGKAFIIYWSWGENGPRFSRLLNLIH; encoded by the coding sequence ATGAGTAAAAAAGAAAAAGATAAACAGACTGGAGAAAAACCTAAAAATTCTTCAAAAGAGATTATAGACAGCATTGTAGTTGCTTTTGTTATCGCTGTATTTATAAGAACTTTCTTTTTAGGAGTATATACTATACCAACAGGCTCAATGCTTGATACTCTGCAAATAGGTGATTTTATACTTGTGAATAAACTTTCTTATAAATTCTCTAAACCAGAGCATGATGACATAGTTGTATTTGAATATCCGCTTAATCCAAAAGTAGATTACATAAAAAGGGTTATTGGGGTGCCGGGTGATGTTATTGAGATAAAAGATAAAACAGTATATAGAAATGGCGAAAAATTAGAGCCTGATTATGTCCGCTTTGAAGAAGGATACCACCTTGCAATATCTGATAATGTGGAAAAGTTTACTGTGCCAGAAGGCTTTTATTTTATGATGGGTGATAATAGAGATAACAGTGCAGACAGCCGATTTTGGGGATATGTAAAAGAAGATGCAATCGTAGGCAAAGCATTTATTATATATTGGTCATGGGGAGAAAATGGTCCTAGATTTTCAAGACTGTTAAATTTGATACATTAA
- the frr gene encoding ribosome recycling factor: MSEVVKEFKNSVEKSISFYKEELKGVRTGRASVAMFENIKVDYYGTPTPLTGVASLSAPEPRLVTISPWDASQIPAIEKAIQNSQMGFNPSNDGKIIRVPFPQLTEERRKELVKIVKKMGEDAKVAIRNERRDANDKIKKQEKDKEISEDDAKKLQDDVQKGTDNAVKKIDEITALKEKEVMEI, translated from the coding sequence ATGAGCGAAGTTGTTAAGGAATTTAAAAATTCAGTTGAAAAATCTATCAGCTTTTATAAAGAAGAATTAAAAGGTGTTAGAACAGGCAGAGCAAGTGTAGCTATGTTTGAAAATATTAAAGTTGACTATTACGGCACACCTACTCCATTAACTGGAGTTGCTTCTCTTTCTGCACCAGAGCCTAGACTTGTTACTATTTCACCATGGGATGCAAGCCAGATACCAGCCATTGAAAAAGCTATACAAAACAGCCAGATGGGCTTTAATCCATCAAATGATGGCAAAATTATCCGCGTTCCTTTCCCACAGCTTACAGAAGAAAGAAGAAAAGAGCTTGTTAAAATAGTTAAAAAAATGGGTGAAGATGCAAAAGTTGCAATCCGTAATGAAAGAAGAGATGCTAATGATAAAATAAAAAAACAGGAAAAAGATAAAGAAATAAGTGAAGATGATGCAAAAAAACTTCAAGATGATGTTCAAAAAGGAACTGATAATGCTGTTAAAAAAATAGATGAGATTACAGCATTAAAAGAAAAAGAAGTTATGGAAATATAA
- a CDS encoding type II restriction endonuclease: MRDFNNWFSTFTDSIYTYSYFTDFKKIYKNLSNIKVELNILNSLIGSQDIEKDFQNIIKKYPETTKCIPILLAIRQKEIIVNDNTDRHLINFTISKNTDIKLYIKFMQETGLFDLLSKSKIKSLQDYVTGIEVGLDSNARKNRTGTVMENIIENYIQSAGYKKNDTYFTQINTTDFNAEFGINLSLYTKAAANKKFDFVIKKDDKIFAIEVNFYNSQGSKLNETARSYKEIAIETKDMKNFSFIWITDGKGWLSSKNNLQDTFNSINHLYNLKDVENGLFKKL, translated from the coding sequence ATGAGAGATTTTAATAATTGGTTTAGCACTTTCACTGACAGTATTTACACATATTCTTATTTTACAGATTTTAAAAAAATATATAAAAATCTAAGTAATATTAAAGTTGAGTTAAATATATTAAATTCTTTAATAGGCAGCCAAGACATTGAAAAAGATTTTCAAAATATTATAAAAAAATATCCAGAAACTACAAAATGTATTCCTATCTTACTTGCCATAAGACAGAAGGAAATAATAGTAAATGATAATACAGATAGACATTTAATTAATTTTACAATATCTAAAAATACAGATATTAAATTATATATTAAATTTATGCAGGAAACTGGACTTTTTGATTTATTATCAAAATCTAAAATTAAGTCTCTGCAAGACTATGTAACAGGTATTGAAGTAGGATTGGATTCTAATGCCCGTAAAAATAGAACTGGAACAGTCATGGAAAATATAATTGAAAACTATATACAAAGTGCAGGTTATAAAAAAAATGATACATATTTTACACAGATAAATACTACTGATTTTAATGCTGAATTTGGTATCAATTTATCATTATATACAAAAGCAGCTGCAAATAAAAAGTTTGATTTTGTAATAAAAAAAGATGATAAAATCTTTGCAATAGAAGTCAATTTTTATAATAGTCAAGGTTCAAAACTTAATGAAACAGCAAGAAGTTATAAAGAAATTGCAATTGAAACAAAGGATATGAAAAATTTTTCATTTATTTGGATTACAGACGGTAAAGGCTGGTTATCTTCTAAAAATAATCTTCAAGATACATTTAATAGTATAAATCATCTATATAATTTAAAAGATGTTGAAAATGGGCTGTTTAAAAAATTGTAA
- a CDS encoding DNA-methyltransferase produces MINFNTLYLEDTLKILKQIPDNSLDMVYGDPDYNVGINYNGNKYTKSWDKYIEWYCELASESIRVLKPTGNLFLINYPKQNAYLRVKCLDNICYKVYDYVWIYNSNVGHSPSHLTTAHRSILHATKTKNNNFYKENIAVPYQNPTDKRIMQRIQNGSTGRMPYSWFYYDLVKNVSKDKTFHACQIPQKLVEMLILSCTQKNDTVFILFGGSGGEIIQCEQLSRKWISCELNQEYYQMILDRLENNGDIKIEYKLQNKRNKYTSLDYINQ; encoded by the coding sequence ATGATAAACTTTAATACATTATATTTAGAAGACACTTTAAAAATACTTAAACAAATTCCAGACAACTCTCTTGATATGGTATATGGGGATCCTGATTATAATGTTGGAATAAATTACAATGGCAATAAATACACAAAAAGCTGGGATAAATATATTGAATGGTATTGTGAACTTGCAAGTGAATCTATAAGAGTATTAAAACCAACGGGTAATCTTTTTTTAATAAATTATCCAAAGCAAAATGCATATTTACGAGTTAAATGTCTTGATAATATATGTTATAAGGTATATGATTATGTGTGGATATATAATTCCAATGTAGGTCATAGCCCAAGCCATTTAACTACAGCACATAGATCAATTTTACATGCAACAAAAACAAAAAATAATAACTTTTATAAAGAAAATATTGCCGTTCCATATCAGAATCCAACAGATAAAAGGATTATGCAGAGAATTCAAAATGGATCCACTGGGCGAATGCCATATTCATGGTTTTATTATGACCTAGTAAAAAATGTTAGTAAAGATAAAACATTCCATGCCTGCCAAATACCACAAAAATTAGTAGAGATGCTTATTTTATCTTGTACTCAAAAAAATGATACTGTATTTATATTGTTTGGGGGCAGCGGCGGAGAAATTATACAGTGCGAACAATTATCAAGAAAATGGATTAGCTGTGAACTTAATCAGGAATACTATCAAATGATTTTAGATAGACTAGAAAATAATGGAGATATAAAAATAGAATATAAATTGCAGAATAAAAGAAATAAATATACAAGTTTAGACTATATCAATCAATAA
- a CDS encoding phosphatidate cytidylyltransferase translates to MDSKKSKEMFMRIVVALILIPLALLLIIKAHSHIFLTIVALLSILGTHEFIKIMKNDNIRLYTPLMWVSSAAVPFLIYFLGFAAFTAYSFVIIFILFLLKMFSATPTEKVMEEVSYNFFAVMFVPFMFTFLALLKNIGYEWVLFLCFIVWASDSFAYFTGVTCGKHKLIPKVSPGKSIEGLIGGTIGALIIGALFNYYLLNENWIIMAIIIVDVIVAGVIGDLIESMIKRSANVKDSGTLLPGHGGILDRFDSLMIAGPVLYFYLIYIAGK, encoded by the coding sequence ATGGACAGCAAAAAATCAAAAGAAATGTTTATGCGGATAGTTGTGGCATTAATACTTATACCACTTGCACTATTATTAATTATAAAAGCACATTCCCATATATTTTTGACTATTGTTGCTTTGCTATCTATATTAGGAACACATGAATTTATAAAAATTATGAAAAATGATAATATCCGCTTATATACTCCATTAATGTGGGTGTCATCAGCTGCTGTGCCATTTTTAATATACTTTTTAGGGTTTGCTGCTTTTACTGCCTACTCATTCGTTATTATTTTTATATTATTCCTTTTAAAAATGTTTTCTGCAACCCCAACAGAAAAAGTTATGGAAGAAGTATCATATAACTTTTTTGCTGTAATGTTTGTGCCATTTATGTTTACTTTCCTTGCTCTTTTAAAAAATATAGGCTATGAATGGGTATTATTTTTATGTTTTATTGTATGGGCAAGTGATTCTTTTGCATATTTTACAGGTGTTACCTGCGGCAAGCACAAACTTATTCCAAAAGTAAGTCCCGGCAAATCTATAGAAGGTCTAATTGGCGGCACAATTGGTGCATTAATAATTGGTGCTCTTTTTAACTATTATCTTTTAAATGAAAACTGGATAATTATGGCGATTATTATTGTAGATGTAATAGTGGCTGGTGTAATTGGAGATTTAATTGAGTCTATGATAAAACGCAGTGCAAATGTAAAAGACAGCGGCACACTGCTTCCGGGGCATGGCGGTATTTTAGACAGGTTTGATTCTTTAATGATTGCAGGTCCTGTTCTTTACTTTTATCTTATATATATTGCAGGCAAATAG